One Cardinium endosymbiont cEper1 of Encarsia pergandiella genomic region harbors:
- a CDS encoding SemiSWEET family sugar transporter translates to MRFCSISFLDIVACIGSFTAVISLLPQIIQSYKTKSVDDVSMLMLLNLTVASVSWTLYGALTADKPLLVTNLLLTVGSLILVVLKRKYRST, encoded by the coding sequence ATGCGCTTTTGTTCTATTTCTTTCTTAGATATTGTAGCATGTATTGGTTCTTTTACAGCTGTTATATCCCTTCTTCCACAAATTATACAGTCATACAAGACAAAATCTGTGGATGATGTTTCCATGTTGATGCTGTTGAATCTAACCGTTGCCTCGGTTAGCTGGACGCTTTATGGCGCACTCACTGCTGATAAGCCCTTGCTAGTCACCAATTTATTACTGACGGTTGGTTCATTGATACTGGTAGTGCTCAAACGAAAATACCGTTCTACGTAA
- a CDS encoding metallophosphoesterase family protein, translated as MKIGLFSDTHGWIDPKIFDHFEKCDEVWHAGDIGDAKLLTAFDQFNHFRAVHGNIDDPIIRQKYPVFQSFQCEQLHVWLMHITGHPSLYTPAIRAKLSHAQPDILVGGHSHILRVMHDAKRPPLLYINPGAAGRHGSHYMRTLLRFEINNKNINHIEVIELGKRATLVNDH; from the coding sequence ATGAAAATTGGTTTATTTTCAGATACCCACGGATGGATAGATCCTAAAATTTTTGATCACTTTGAAAAATGCGATGAGGTATGGCATGCAGGCGATATTGGCGATGCCAAATTGCTAACTGCATTTGATCAGTTTAACCATTTTAGAGCAGTACATGGTAATATTGATGACCCCATAATAAGACAAAAATATCCAGTATTTCAATCATTTCAATGTGAACAGTTGCATGTATGGCTTATGCATATAACCGGGCATCCATCTTTGTATACGCCAGCAATACGCGCTAAATTAAGCCACGCACAACCTGATATTTTAGTGGGAGGCCATTCGCATATTTTGCGGGTAATGCACGATGCAAAACGTCCTCCACTACTTTATATTAATCCTGGTGCGGCTGGACGTCATGGTTCCCATTACATGCGTACCCTATTGCGTTTTGAAATAAATAATAAAAATATCAACCATATAGAAGTGATCGAATTGGGCAAAAGAGCCACATTAGTAAATGACCACTAA
- a CDS encoding TatD family hydrolase has protein sequence MQFIDTHAHIYDLQNALPLVLERAQKNYIKKIYMPNIDTTTIAKMMDVAALYPCLPMMGIHPCYIRKDFVKPLYLVEEWLNKGGFIAVGEIGIDLYHDTTFLEAQQEAFRIQLALAKRYHLPVSIHCRNAFKEVIQLLEKEQDGNLKGVIHCFTGNLQEAEKCIALGFALGIGGILTMVKSGLAATVAAIDLNHLVLETDSPYLTPAPLRRKPNEPSYLPYIAEKLAVVKQVTLAEVAAVTTQNAEKIFESM, from the coding sequence ATGCAATTTATTGACACACATGCACATATATATGATCTTCAAAATGCGTTACCACTGGTTTTAGAAAGGGCACAAAAAAACTATATTAAAAAAATTTATATGCCCAATATAGATACCACAACCATAGCAAAGATGATGGATGTGGCTGCATTGTATCCTTGTTTACCTATGATGGGCATCCATCCTTGTTATATCAGAAAAGATTTTGTCAAGCCATTATACCTAGTAGAGGAATGGCTTAATAAAGGTGGTTTTATAGCAGTCGGTGAAATTGGTATAGATCTATACCATGATACTACTTTCCTCGAAGCACAACAGGAAGCATTTAGGATTCAACTTGCATTGGCCAAACGCTATCATCTTCCTGTCTCTATTCATTGTAGAAATGCTTTTAAGGAAGTTATCCAACTACTCGAAAAAGAACAAGATGGCAACCTAAAAGGGGTTATTCACTGCTTTACAGGTAATCTACAAGAAGCAGAAAAATGTATAGCCCTAGGTTTTGCGCTGGGGATTGGCGGCATACTTACCATGGTCAAAAGTGGATTAGCGGCAACAGTAGCCGCTATAGATCTCAACCATTTGGTGTTAGAAACCGATAGCCCTTATTTAACACCAGCACCTCTTCGAAGGAAACCCAATGAGCCAAGCTACTTACCATACATAGCCGAAAAGCTTGCAGTGGTCAAACAAGTAACCTTAGCAGAAGTAGCAGCCGTCACTACACAAAATGCTGAAAAAATTTTTGAGTCAATGTAA
- a CDS encoding putative LPS assembly protein LptD — protein MVTFIISGSSIVSKATKYLHGGLYFSSPYNNGYSSWMIPNNFFYKNKPYSIYKKWNNQLFLDKSYPWLFMPPRAHIAKDKSLGIVHYQAEDSIVFDANKRILSLLGPSTLTYDRMKLKANLIALHLHSNTIYAQGTTHPYNTLTGKPIFTYNDLTKDKYGKDGSTQTRTFFMDKMRYNIGTKRALVTTLLTKQEDSIIKSKQIKKEDESTFYAEDIVYTTCGLAYPHFYIRAKRAKMVQDKQITTGPFRFYFDHVPTPLGSIFGTLFLEGKRTHGIIPPEIGEGDNGFYLRNGGYYINFNDYADISFLGSIYSSGIVELKNALRYKKRHLCSGELDYAINTTKTDKGWSLKWEHKTVIRASRSLNTNVHLHKKFSKTVDDEDKKIPKKMENESGFSLSYRDRLVGFPYALTLQVKYKNDLRYNFKHWTLPEGSLSTDTCYPFRTDHAKSTNYWFDNIQLKHNINFETHFQNAQQSPTESTLSSWSSSASAHSVPVTCPWNHYIENGIKHTIPVTMPCKVFDFINIEPHFTYNEVWYWLNKDTKGPIQVPGFNRIYTCDFGAEIGTTLYYTHYFENARWVQAFRIKTEPSVDFTYTPDFSEKYCKVIEDKEGKIEKEYAFKGLRPYISLANRATSILKFKLHNTVELKVKKETNPEEKEKKETNRKIYLLKNLDFKTKYDFTEKEFHLIDGIDIHLASEIEVGKIGKIGFDLTTNFDPYQFIQSSEINQTREKRINQFAWNHGQYLGKVQAAKCKVNIDFAHHSSEGKKKPKELLNDRDQSTDKLERRKIDFELPWNFGWEFNWIYQSPWYKYKQDKSNKTYQTLYSNQDDKKNTNTEKYVTLNGSITLVKKWKVTLSTTYNFTKSKLDPSATEISIQRDLHCWQLSYTWHPLGESGKYDFSLGVKANVLKALKLPRKRTYNKVTDLG, from the coding sequence TTGGTAACATTTATAATTAGTGGTTCATCTATTGTATCAAAAGCAACTAAATATTTGCATGGTGGGCTCTATTTTAGTAGTCCCTACAACAATGGGTATAGCAGCTGGATGATACCGAATAACTTTTTTTATAAAAATAAACCATACAGCATTTATAAAAAATGGAACAACCAACTTTTCTTAGATAAAAGCTACCCATGGCTTTTCATGCCACCTCGCGCCCACATAGCAAAAGATAAATCTTTGGGTATTGTCCATTATCAAGCAGAAGATTCAATTGTTTTCGATGCGAATAAGCGTATACTTTCTTTACTTGGCCCCAGTACGCTTACCTATGATCGTATGAAACTAAAAGCGAATCTAATCGCTTTACACTTACATAGCAACACCATTTATGCACAAGGTACCACTCATCCATATAATACATTAACAGGAAAGCCTATTTTTACCTATAATGACCTAACAAAAGACAAATATGGGAAAGATGGTTCTACCCAAACGCGGACTTTCTTTATGGATAAAATGCGCTATAATATCGGTACCAAAAGGGCCTTAGTTACGACACTACTTACCAAACAAGAAGACTCTATTATAAAAAGCAAGCAGATAAAAAAAGAGGACGAATCAACCTTTTATGCTGAAGATATAGTTTATACAACTTGTGGACTAGCATATCCCCATTTTTACATACGTGCCAAACGGGCTAAAATGGTTCAAGATAAGCAAATTACTACTGGACCTTTTCGTTTTTATTTTGATCATGTGCCTACGCCATTGGGATCTATTTTTGGCACCCTATTTCTAGAAGGCAAGCGTACACATGGTATTATTCCACCGGAAATAGGGGAAGGAGACAATGGATTTTACCTCCGTAATGGTGGATATTATATAAACTTCAATGATTATGCAGACATTTCTTTTTTAGGTAGTATTTATTCCAGTGGTATTGTAGAACTTAAAAATGCACTCCGTTATAAAAAAAGACACTTATGTAGTGGAGAGCTGGATTATGCAATAAACACAACAAAAACAGATAAGGGATGGTCTTTAAAATGGGAACATAAAACCGTTATACGTGCCTCTAGAAGCTTGAATACAAATGTGCACCTTCACAAAAAATTTTCCAAAACAGTAGACGATGAGGATAAAAAAATTCCAAAAAAAATGGAAAATGAATCTGGTTTTAGTCTATCTTACCGAGACCGATTGGTAGGCTTCCCATATGCATTAACGTTACAAGTAAAATACAAAAATGACCTTCGGTATAATTTTAAACATTGGACCTTGCCAGAAGGTAGCCTAAGCACAGATACTTGCTATCCATTTAGAACAGATCACGCTAAAAGCACCAACTATTGGTTCGATAATATTCAGTTAAAGCATAATATAAATTTTGAAACGCATTTTCAGAATGCCCAGCAATCGCCTACAGAATCCACCCTTTCGTCCTGGTCATCGAGTGCGTCAGCTCACTCTGTTCCTGTAACCTGTCCATGGAACCATTATATAGAAAATGGTATAAAACATACCATACCGGTTACCATGCCATGCAAAGTATTTGATTTTATCAATATAGAGCCGCATTTTACCTATAATGAAGTATGGTATTGGCTGAATAAGGATACAAAAGGACCTATACAGGTACCAGGCTTTAATAGAATCTATACTTGCGATTTTGGTGCAGAAATAGGCACTACGTTATACTATACCCATTATTTTGAAAACGCAAGATGGGTTCAAGCGTTTCGTATCAAGACAGAACCCAGTGTTGACTTTACCTATACACCTGATTTCTCTGAAAAATATTGCAAAGTAATAGAAGATAAAGAAGGAAAAATAGAAAAAGAATATGCCTTTAAAGGACTGCGGCCCTACATAAGTTTGGCCAATCGAGCTACCTCTATCCTAAAATTTAAGCTACACAATACAGTGGAGTTAAAAGTAAAAAAAGAAACCAATCCAGAAGAAAAAGAAAAAAAAGAAACCAATCGTAAGATATATTTACTAAAAAATTTAGATTTTAAAACAAAATATGATTTTACAGAAAAAGAATTCCATCTCATAGATGGTATTGATATACACCTTGCTAGCGAGATAGAAGTGGGAAAAATAGGCAAGATTGGCTTTGATTTAACAACAAATTTTGATCCTTATCAATTTATTCAATCGTCAGAAATAAATCAAACCCGAGAAAAAAGAATAAACCAATTTGCATGGAACCATGGTCAGTATCTTGGCAAAGTGCAAGCAGCAAAATGCAAGGTAAATATAGATTTCGCACATCATTCCAGTGAGGGAAAAAAGAAACCCAAGGAACTATTAAATGATCGTGATCAGTCGACTGATAAGCTTGAAAGAAGAAAGATAGATTTTGAATTGCCTTGGAATTTTGGGTGGGAGTTTAATTGGATTTATCAAAGCCCATGGTATAAGTATAAGCAGGATAAGTCGAACAAGACGTATCAAACATTATATTCCAATCAGGACGATAAAAAGAATACCAATACAGAAAAATATGTAACTCTTAACGGCAGTATTACCTTAGTGAAAAAGTGGAAAGTAACGTTATCCACTACCTATAACTTTACGAAAAGTAAACTTGATCCATCTGCTACAGAAATTTCCATTCAAAGGGATTTACACTGTTGGCAACTTAGTTATACATGGCATCCACTAGGCGAATCGGGTAAATATGATTTTTCTTTGGGGGTTAAGGCGAATGTTTTAAAAGCATTGAAATTACCAAGAAAAAGAACGTATAATAAAGTAACTGATTTGGGCTAA
- the secD gene encoding protein translocase subunit SecD yields MHSSILASMKSKKIVFFLAIVTTLLSLYYLSFTFIDYRVQRQAEKQAMDEQGRVDFDKSQAYLMKIWKKPVCNLLGTVYTYEEVKERSLKLGLDLQGGMQVTMEVMPVELVKRLAAYPTDPLFLEALQCAQHQREKGTTTSFGKLFVAAYKKLAPNGNLKDIFATAQVGPYIFSSEDDIIKAIDQIISKALDRSLAIVGARLDRFGATQTTMQKLPGSERIQIELPGVTHPERVKKLLQGVAQLRFWTVEEANEYGPLLEAVNNFLLDKEKETILLTFPKALTEEEKNQRLPKASIIKRICKDTFPYRLAYAPEEMDQIDAILHSKPVKALLPKNITWMWDKKAITLGDGTKAVVLYAIQLSRENQPLLEGDIITDATQSFAENGKPFVMIQMNQKGARIWKRITASHIGKRIAITLDDRVYTAPVVNQEIPNGVSKIIGDFTLEEAKDLASVLQTGALPAPLKVVEEAIMGPSLSKVAQNQGLMATAVGLGLVLLFMLIYYAKGGIIANVALLLNLLFMVAILAQLEATLTLPGIAGLVLTIGMSIDANVLIFERIREELEQKVSIKEAIQHGYTKSYGSIIDANITTFLAGAILYYLGQGPVRGFALILMLGIITSIFTSIFITRLIFSFFIDTYSIPNLTFSYPTIPRLFKNVQIDFIKNRYRFYLCSLLFIAIGGCCFYHYKGLTLGVDFAGGRSYTVHFCKPIDASLLKEGLSYRYKESVEVRTYGANNVMQITTSYLRDEDASDKKVLNKLVAALKDLTQLEENNNLSTGNDFRITSSTRVGATVAHDVQKSAQKAILLAILGIFFYIRIRFRRPGFGLAAVVALVHDVLAVIAGFCIARGFGLNYEVNEVFLAAMLTVIGYSINDTVVIYDRIREKLANKAMGMSPHIINDAIRETLSRTVITSFTTLLAIAVLFFFGGAALQGFSFALTLGVLFGTYSSICIAAPLLADFGRKLSATKQ; encoded by the coding sequence ATGCATTCATCCATCTTAGCCTCAATGAAATCTAAAAAAATAGTGTTTTTTCTGGCAATTGTTACTACCTTGCTCTCCCTGTATTATCTTTCCTTTACGTTTATAGACTACCGGGTGCAACGGCAAGCAGAAAAGCAAGCAATGGATGAGCAGGGAAGAGTAGACTTTGATAAAAGTCAGGCCTATTTGATGAAGATATGGAAAAAACCAGTTTGCAATCTATTGGGTACTGTCTACACCTACGAAGAAGTAAAAGAACGTTCCCTGAAATTAGGTTTAGATCTGCAAGGGGGTATGCAGGTAACCATGGAAGTTATGCCAGTGGAACTTGTAAAAAGATTGGCTGCTTATCCTACAGATCCGCTTTTTCTAGAAGCACTCCAATGCGCACAGCATCAGCGAGAAAAAGGTACAACGACCTCTTTTGGTAAACTTTTTGTAGCTGCCTATAAAAAGCTTGCCCCAAATGGAAACCTAAAAGATATTTTTGCTACTGCCCAAGTGGGGCCTTATATTTTTTCTAGTGAGGATGATATTATAAAGGCAATTGATCAAATTATTTCAAAGGCGCTGGATCGCTCCCTTGCCATTGTAGGTGCTAGGTTAGATCGATTTGGCGCTACGCAAACCACTATGCAAAAGTTACCGGGTAGTGAAAGAATTCAAATTGAATTACCAGGTGTTACCCATCCGGAGCGGGTAAAAAAGTTGCTACAAGGTGTTGCACAGTTGCGTTTCTGGACCGTTGAAGAAGCCAATGAATATGGTCCGCTACTAGAAGCTGTCAATAATTTTTTGCTTGATAAAGAAAAAGAAACTATACTGCTAACCTTTCCCAAAGCGCTTACAGAGGAAGAAAAAAACCAACGTCTGCCGAAAGCATCCATAATCAAAAGGATTTGCAAAGATACTTTTCCTTATAGGTTGGCATATGCTCCTGAAGAGATGGACCAAATAGATGCCATACTACACAGCAAACCGGTTAAAGCGCTATTACCTAAAAACATTACTTGGATGTGGGATAAAAAGGCAATAACCTTAGGCGATGGCACAAAAGCGGTTGTGCTTTATGCGATCCAATTGTCTAGGGAAAATCAACCACTTTTAGAAGGAGATATTATTACTGATGCGACCCAATCGTTTGCTGAAAATGGCAAACCATTTGTAATGATACAAATGAACCAAAAAGGTGCACGTATCTGGAAACGCATTACTGCCAGTCATATTGGCAAACGCATCGCTATAACTTTAGATGATCGGGTATACACTGCACCAGTAGTCAACCAAGAAATTCCAAATGGTGTTTCTAAGATAATTGGCGATTTTACCTTAGAAGAAGCCAAAGATTTGGCCAGTGTATTGCAAACCGGTGCGTTACCAGCGCCACTTAAAGTAGTTGAAGAAGCCATTATGGGACCAAGTTTAAGTAAGGTAGCCCAAAACCAAGGACTTATGGCCACAGCTGTGGGTTTAGGGCTGGTGCTACTTTTTATGTTGATTTATTATGCAAAAGGAGGTATAATAGCCAATGTAGCCCTCTTATTGAACTTGCTTTTTATGGTGGCTATTTTGGCACAATTGGAGGCCACCTTAACCCTACCTGGGATTGCTGGCCTTGTCCTTACGATTGGTATGTCTATTGATGCCAACGTTTTGATATTTGAACGCATACGCGAAGAATTGGAACAAAAAGTATCTATAAAAGAGGCCATTCAACATGGATATACCAAATCATATGGCTCTATTATAGATGCCAATATCACCACCTTTCTTGCTGGCGCCATACTCTATTATCTGGGTCAAGGGCCGGTTCGTGGCTTTGCCCTTATCTTAATGCTGGGTATCATCACTTCCATTTTTACTTCTATCTTTATTACAAGGTTGATTTTCTCCTTCTTTATCGATACCTATTCCATACCCAACTTGACCTTTTCTTATCCAACGATACCTAGGCTTTTTAAAAATGTGCAAATTGATTTTATTAAAAATCGTTACCGTTTTTATCTATGTTCCTTATTATTTATAGCCATTGGTGGTTGTTGCTTTTACCACTATAAAGGACTTACTTTGGGCGTAGATTTTGCAGGTGGTCGTTCCTATACGGTCCATTTTTGTAAACCCATTGATGCTTCCTTACTCAAGGAAGGACTGTCATATAGATACAAAGAAAGCGTAGAAGTCCGTACCTATGGTGCCAATAATGTAATGCAGATTACTACTAGCTATTTGCGTGATGAAGATGCCTCTGATAAAAAAGTGCTCAATAAATTGGTTGCTGCATTGAAAGACTTAACGCAATTAGAGGAAAATAATAATCTATCAACTGGTAATGATTTTCGCATTACAAGTAGCACTAGGGTAGGGGCTACTGTAGCACATGATGTCCAAAAGAGTGCACAAAAAGCCATATTACTTGCTATATTGGGCATATTTTTTTACATTAGAATTCGTTTTAGAAGACCGGGATTTGGCTTAGCAGCTGTCGTAGCCCTTGTACATGATGTTTTAGCAGTTATAGCTGGTTTTTGTATAGCACGCGGTTTTGGCCTCAACTATGAAGTAAATGAAGTATTCTTAGCAGCGATGTTGACTGTTATTGGCTATTCTATAAACGATACAGTCGTTATTTATGACCGGATAAGGGAAAAATTGGCCAATAAGGCTATGGGTATGTCCCCCCACATCATTAATGATGCGATTAGAGAAACGCTGAGTAGAACAGTTATTACCTCTTTTACAACATTATTAGCTATTGCTGTACTTTTTTTCTTTGGCGGTGCTGCCTTGCAGGGTTTCTCCTTTGCCTTAACACTAGGTGTATTATTTGGCACTTATTCTTCCATTTGCATTGCAGCTCCTCTTTTAGCAGATTTTGGCCGTAAGCTTTCTGCTACTAAACAGTAG
- a CDS encoding MFS transporter yields the protein MNIKQIIPIYMVLNGLSSIVPTILVIGFSITLFETDTSGISAAYLEPASLLGIGSAGLIGGFFLKRFSAYTIGVGALVSASLTLLVLSVYSGVHLRVWTLTLWALACIMSIEHSNGLAFMSRQIGARDRPFFFSNFQIFLQCFNVLAPILAKNLLAMIGLKAVLLLCSFIYILRIIPWQLCRVADIGTEATALQPFGVLTGFKEIVQNPGLLRITSFRLVNYIATIAYTVSLPILVARIAKGNSQVNATLYSYSISMINLAFIVSGICGSWILRKKPKWIIGFFNISPVFIVLASIIAFYVTEPCYLEATALLYGMGLYLFRIAIAIIGQALTKNEKLAHVILVGDAVVKCFAYGVGSLIPWWIVLPPLWGIAPPFVGFVLCSLLSLGMIKPITKIYLASLYKKNSTK from the coding sequence ATGAACATCAAACAAATTATTCCCATTTATATGGTCTTAAATGGACTAAGTAGCATTGTGCCCACTATTTTGGTAATTGGTTTTTCAATTACTTTGTTTGAAACAGATACCAGTGGTATTTCTGCAGCTTATTTGGAGCCAGCTAGCTTATTAGGGATTGGTTCGGCTGGATTAATTGGAGGTTTTTTTTTAAAACGTTTTTCTGCCTATACCATAGGGGTAGGTGCCCTTGTATCGGCTAGCTTGACCTTATTAGTTTTGTCGGTATATAGTGGTGTACATCTACGCGTCTGGACCCTTACATTGTGGGCACTGGCCTGTATCATGAGTATTGAACATTCCAATGGTCTTGCTTTTATGAGTAGACAAATAGGGGCCCGTGATAGGCCTTTCTTTTTTTCTAATTTTCAAATTTTTTTACAATGTTTTAATGTTTTAGCACCTATATTGGCGAAAAATTTATTAGCTATGATAGGATTGAAGGCAGTTTTATTGCTTTGTAGCTTTATTTACATTTTGCGCATCATACCTTGGCAGTTATGCCGCGTGGCAGATATTGGTACAGAAGCAACCGCACTACAACCATTTGGCGTTTTGACCGGTTTTAAAGAAATCGTTCAAAATCCTGGACTATTGCGCATCACCAGTTTTCGTTTGGTGAATTACATAGCCACTATTGCCTATACCGTTAGCTTGCCTATTTTGGTAGCAAGGATTGCCAAAGGCAATAGCCAAGTCAATGCAACATTATACAGCTATAGCATCAGTATGATCAATCTAGCCTTTATTGTAAGTGGCATATGCGGTTCATGGATCCTAAGAAAAAAACCTAAATGGATCATTGGTTTTTTTAATATTAGTCCTGTCTTTATTGTGTTGGCTTCGATTATCGCTTTTTATGTAACAGAGCCATGCTATCTTGAGGCCACTGCATTGCTCTATGGCATGGGACTTTATTTGTTTAGAATCGCTATTGCAATTATAGGTCAAGCTTTAACTAAAAATGAAAAGCTCGCCCACGTGATTTTAGTAGGGGATGCAGTAGTAAAATGTTTTGCTTATGGGGTTGGTTCTTTGATACCATGGTGGATAGTCCTTCCACCTTTATGGGGCATAGCTCCTCCCTTTGTGGGTTTTGTTTTATGCTCTTTACTTTCACTTGGTATGATTAAACCCATTACTAAAATATATCTCGCATCCTTGTACAAAAAAAATAGTACAAAATAA
- a CDS encoding alpha/beta hydrolase has protein sequence MSNLIHPEVYSKILPAKKLVILLHGVGSNGHDVIKLVPYMKNHLPDCHFIAPHGIEPYDMASHGRQWFSLQDRTPYIMKRLLGRNVPPVNEFIKQKQIALNVTNKETIIIGFSQGAMMGIYLTLVQMEPFLCTIGFSGLLVAPSSCINTMTPICLIHGMLDTVVAVDAIEHARQYLFDHNVPCSTHKLEDLSHSIDHRGLNIAVDFIKKSGLNQ, from the coding sequence ATGAGTAATTTAATACATCCTGAAGTATATAGTAAAATATTACCAGCAAAAAAATTAGTAATATTGTTACATGGTGTAGGGTCTAATGGCCATGATGTAATCAAATTGGTTCCATATATGAAAAATCATTTACCGGATTGTCATTTCATAGCGCCACATGGCATAGAACCATATGATATGGCCTCACATGGCCGACAATGGTTTAGCCTACAAGATCGAACGCCATATATAATGAAAAGATTGCTGGGAAGGAATGTGCCACCGGTTAACGAGTTCATTAAACAAAAACAAATAGCACTAAATGTTACGAATAAGGAGACTATTATAATTGGCTTTTCACAGGGGGCTATGATGGGCATCTATTTAACCCTTGTACAGATGGAGCCATTTTTATGTACCATAGGATTTTCTGGGTTGCTAGTAGCCCCTTCATCATGCATCAATACGATGACACCTATTTGTTTGATTCATGGTATGTTGGACACAGTAGTAGCGGTAGATGCTATAGAACATGCCAGACAATATTTATTTGACCATAATGTACCCTGTAGCACGCATAAATTAGAGGATCTTTCCCATTCAATAGACCATAGGGGTTTAAACATTGCTGTTGATTTCATCAAAAAAAGTGGCTTAAACCAATAA
- the nth gene encoding endonuclease III, with the protein MEQLIVDKIFEILSYKNQNPTTELVYKNDFTLLVAVLLSAQATDISVNIATKPLFERFDTPEKIVCLGEERLKQYIRSIGLFNHKAKNIIALSNLLINHYNSRVPNHFDALVQLPGVGRKTANVVLNCLFNQPTIAVDTHVFRVAKRIGLAKGITPEKVEQELLAAIDQKWRKHAHHWLILHGRYICKARKPNCTICPIQTYCTYYQKSCKK; encoded by the coding sequence ATGGAACAACTAATAGTTGACAAAATTTTTGAAATTTTAAGTTATAAGAATCAAAACCCTACTACAGAACTTGTCTATAAAAATGATTTTACTTTACTCGTGGCCGTACTATTATCCGCACAAGCTACTGATATATCAGTAAATATAGCAACAAAACCTTTATTTGAACGATTTGATACACCAGAGAAAATCGTATGCCTTGGAGAAGAAAGATTAAAACAATATATACGATCGATTGGGTTATTTAACCATAAGGCTAAAAATATTATAGCACTATCTAATCTATTGATCAACCATTATAACAGCCGTGTACCCAACCACTTTGACGCACTGGTGCAATTACCAGGCGTAGGCAGAAAAACAGCCAATGTGGTATTAAATTGTCTATTTAACCAGCCAACTATTGCGGTAGATACCCACGTATTTAGAGTAGCCAAAAGGATTGGACTGGCAAAGGGTATCACACCGGAAAAAGTGGAACAGGAGTTATTAGCCGCCATAGACCAAAAGTGGCGCAAACATGCCCATCATTGGCTTATACTACATGGTAGGTATATTTGCAAAGCACGCAAACCCAATTGCACCATTTGTCCCATTCAAACCTATTGTACCTACTATCAAAAAAGTTGCAAAAAATAG